A DNA window from Staphylococcus warneri contains the following coding sequences:
- a CDS encoding class I SAM-dependent methyltransferase: protein MGNTYDVWWKKGEETDDDMARDHQESWQRIIQMLDPVHIKGQTILDFGCNQGGFLRQLYQTHEFDKGVGIDLAYNSLEKANTLKEQLPLEYYLTDKPQTTGYKFDTAISTSVLYLIEDVPQHARDLKAVLKEKGVYYATFADHTNNPSRYFMKETIDKYGATPSQDHSLKHIVDSFVAEGFEVAVIKESVPDVINLTNYSDFYLSPNDYLRTLFEESFLIKATLKEGTK, encoded by the coding sequence ATGGGAAATACATACGATGTTTGGTGGAAAAAGGGAGAAGAAACGGATGATGATATGGCAAGGGACCATCAAGAATCTTGGCAAAGAATCATTCAGATGCTTGATCCAGTCCATATTAAGGGACAAACAATTTTAGACTTTGGTTGTAATCAGGGTGGTTTTTTACGACAACTGTATCAGACACATGAATTTGATAAAGGTGTGGGCATCGATTTAGCATACAACTCATTAGAAAAGGCGAACACATTAAAAGAACAACTTCCCCTCGAATACTATTTAACGGATAAGCCTCAAACAACAGGATATAAGTTTGATACAGCTATAAGTACGTCAGTGTTATATCTCATTGAAGATGTGCCTCAACATGCAAGAGATTTAAAAGCAGTTTTAAAAGAAAAGGGTGTTTATTACGCCACATTTGCAGATCATACGAATAATCCAAGTAGATATTTTATGAAAGAAACTATCGATAAATATGGTGCGACGCCATCTCAAGATCATTCATTAAAACATATCGTTGATAGCTTTGTCGCAGAAGGTTTTGAAGTAGCAGTGATAAAAGAAAGCGTACCTGACGTTATCAATCTTACAAACTATAGTGATTTTTATTTATCTCCGAATGACTACTTACGTACATTATTTGAAGAATCATTCTTAATTAAAGCTACATTGAAAGAAGGAACAAAATAG
- a CDS encoding ABC transporter substrate-binding protein, whose product MKKRILLSVATTTLLLAGCSSHTKEDHNINVSLPTEAKADKLDAQGYDAAMPVYSAVYDSLVQYDKKKGIKAGLADRWKVDNSGKEYEFHLKDNVKFSDGSKLDAKAVKFSIERAKKMNKETTVETLKQLDQVVVKDSHTVQIILKQPSNQVLNELTQVRPLRIMSPHAVEGGKVDGKFKKAIGTGAFVVDKAGKEKTTMKPNKYYNHEHPVKYDLSFQTIEDGDSRDSAIQSGSVDISGGSLGMLSDQQLKQDKKNKDLTIEDRPSTVSHLMAFNPDHKTLKDDKIREAISKAINTNQLSDQHMRGIFQNDVQFVNDKNQQQHDYNIKDTEKILKEEGYQKNHNGIYEKDGKPLSFNLVIQTAEFPNWKDKAEQVQDQLKKAGIELKIKTLDSQSYYDTLWTKKDFDLIFYRTYSDALMPYNFMNSVFKNIDGKSGVLANDKVLSEKLDAYPKKINRDEQQQAMDDIFKHFNRSYYGVPIAYPNETFVTSHKIESFKFSGLTDAPIDYKHLKVKQ is encoded by the coding sequence GTGAAAAAGCGAATATTATTATCAGTTGCAACAACAACGTTACTATTAGCGGGTTGTTCAAGTCATACTAAAGAGGATCACAATATTAATGTGTCATTACCAACAGAAGCGAAAGCAGATAAATTAGATGCACAAGGTTATGATGCTGCGATGCCGGTTTATAGCGCAGTATATGATTCACTTGTTCAGTACGATAAGAAGAAAGGCATCAAAGCGGGTCTAGCAGATCGTTGGAAAGTTGATAACTCAGGAAAAGAATATGAATTTCATTTGAAAGATAATGTGAAATTCTCTGATGGGTCTAAACTAGATGCGAAAGCAGTTAAATTTTCAATTGAACGTGCTAAAAAGATGAATAAAGAAACGACTGTTGAAACATTAAAGCAATTAGATCAAGTGGTAGTAAAAGATTCACATACAGTACAGATTATATTGAAACAACCGTCTAATCAGGTGTTGAATGAACTAACACAAGTGAGACCTCTTCGTATTATGAGTCCACATGCAGTTGAAGGTGGCAAGGTCGATGGCAAGTTTAAGAAGGCAATTGGTACGGGTGCATTCGTTGTAGACAAAGCAGGAAAGGAAAAAACTACAATGAAACCGAATAAGTATTACAATCACGAGCATCCAGTTAAATACGACTTATCTTTCCAAACGATAGAAGATGGTGATTCTAGAGATTCAGCTATACAGAGTGGTTCTGTAGATATTTCTGGTGGTTCGTTAGGAATGTTATCAGACCAACAATTAAAACAAGATAAGAAAAATAAAGACTTAACAATAGAAGACCGACCAAGTACAGTCAGTCATTTAATGGCTTTTAATCCAGATCATAAGACATTAAAAGATGACAAAATAAGAGAAGCAATAAGTAAAGCCATCAATACAAATCAATTATCAGATCAACATATGCGCGGCATTTTCCAAAATGATGTTCAATTTGTAAATGATAAGAACCAACAACAGCATGACTATAATATTAAAGATACTGAAAAAATTCTTAAAGAGGAAGGCTATCAGAAAAATCATAATGGCATTTATGAAAAGGATGGTAAACCATTATCATTCAATCTTGTCATTCAAACTGCAGAATTTCCAAATTGGAAAGATAAAGCAGAACAAGTTCAAGATCAATTGAAAAAAGCAGGTATCGAATTAAAGATTAAAACATTAGATTCTCAATCGTATTATGATACATTATGGACAAAAAAAGACTTTGATCTCATTTTCTATAGAACATACTCAGATGCCTTAATGCCTTATAACTTTATGAATTCAGTATTTAAAAATATTGATGGTAAATCAGGGGTGCTTGCAAACGATAAAGTGTTATCAGAGAAATTAGATGCATATCCTAAAAAGATTAACCGTGATGAGCAACAACAGGCAATGGATGATATCTTTAAACATTTTAATCGTAGTTATTATGGTGTGCCAATTGCTTATCCAAATGAAACGTTTGTGACGAGTCATAAAATTGAATCATTTAAATTCTCAGGTCTAACTGATGCGCCTATCGACTATAAACATTTGAAAGTTAAGCAATAA
- a CDS encoding ABC transporter permease, whose protein sequence is MFKRTLKLLLYLFMSSFIIFLLVEKTSGNPAILYLQRHGYTHISQENIEAVQHQLGLGHHVILRYLDWVSHAFTGDLGYSFSTREPVTSMIIQSLTPTLTLMVVATAILLPLGFAIGYVVGVNPGHKWGVMLRSIAQILTSMPEYWLAILFVYYFGIRLQWLPFVGSSTWLHFVLPVTVLVIVEGCHIILMTAHLIEGTLKSDAYQLTLLRGFKLKHRIYVQIKDIIAPLITIMINSMIHLFGKVVILEVIFSMSGIGKLLITAINQRDYPVIQGIIMIVIVAIMVTNYLGDILMIKNEPRIQHKQLTQPNLERMGNHE, encoded by the coding sequence ATGTTTAAACGTACGTTGAAATTATTGCTGTACTTATTTATGAGTTCATTCATTATATTTCTGTTAGTGGAAAAGACATCAGGAAATCCAGCCATCTTGTATTTACAGAGGCATGGGTACACACATATTTCCCAGGAAAATATAGAAGCAGTACAACATCAACTAGGTCTAGGTCATCATGTGATATTAAGGTATCTAGACTGGGTTTCGCATGCTTTTACAGGCGATCTCGGTTATAGCTTTAGTACTCGTGAGCCAGTGACTTCTATGATTATTCAATCATTAACGCCTACATTGACATTAATGGTAGTTGCAACGGCTATTTTATTACCGTTAGGATTCGCTATTGGTTATGTGGTTGGCGTCAATCCAGGTCATAAATGGGGGGTAATGCTTAGAAGTATCGCTCAAATCTTAACCTCAATGCCGGAATATTGGTTGGCGATATTATTCGTGTATTACTTTGGCATTCGTTTGCAATGGTTACCCTTTGTAGGAAGCAGTACGTGGTTACACTTTGTGCTACCTGTTACAGTTCTAGTCATAGTAGAAGGTTGTCATATTATTCTAATGACAGCACATTTAATAGAAGGAACGCTTAAAAGTGATGCTTACCAATTAACCTTATTACGTGGTTTTAAACTAAAACATCGAATCTATGTGCAGATTAAAGATATTATCGCACCATTAATAACGATCATGATTAATAGTATGATTCATTTGTTTGGTAAGGTTGTTATCTTAGAAGTGATTTTTAGTATGTCAGGTATAGGCAAATTATTGATTACTGCAATCAATCAACGTGATTATCCAGTAATTCAAGGCATTATCATGATAGTGATTGTCGCAATTATGGTCACGAATTACTTGGGAGATATACTAATGATCAAGAATGAACCTCGAATTCAGCACAAGCAGTTAACTCAACCTAATTTAGAAAGGATGGGTAATCATGAATAA
- a CDS encoding ABC transporter permease produces MNKHKSVHIIVGFIFMMIATIVVSLIPQQLNEALGLRPPNFNHLLGTDQLGRDFLLRLIQGSIVTIGLTMTVIVLSIGIGLILGLIAGIEGRWFDKSCMFLADLLLAIPSFIIALVVLSLVSDSMLGLLFALTIGWLGRYLRYFRNLTRDLQKQPFITYAVLSGNSKMKTTLVHTIPHLMSNILALITADIGKIMLSISGLAFLGLGIKPPTPELGTILFDGKSYFSAAPWLFFFPGLLLGGYALLFQMINNKIMK; encoded by the coding sequence ATGAATAAGCATAAATCTGTACATATAATAGTAGGTTTTATATTCATGATGATTGCAACTATAGTTGTTAGTTTGATCCCACAACAGTTGAATGAGGCATTAGGATTACGTCCACCTAATTTCAATCACTTATTAGGAACAGATCAGTTAGGTAGAGATTTTCTATTGCGTCTTATTCAGGGAAGTATCGTGACGATTGGATTAACGATGACAGTAATCGTGTTAAGTATCGGTATCGGTTTAATACTGGGATTAATTGCAGGTATAGAGGGACGTTGGTTTGATAAAAGTTGTATGTTTTTAGCGGATTTATTATTAGCTATCCCATCGTTTATTATTGCTTTAGTTGTTTTAAGTTTAGTGAGTGATTCAATGCTAGGATTACTATTTGCACTCACAATAGGATGGTTAGGACGCTATTTACGTTACTTTAGAAATTTAACTAGAGATTTACAAAAACAACCTTTTATTACTTACGCAGTATTAAGTGGTAATTCTAAGATGAAAACAACATTGGTGCATACTATTCCTCATCTAATGAGTAATATACTAGCCCTAATTACTGCAGATATAGGTAAAATTATGTTAAGCATTTCAGGGTTAGCCTTTTTAGGACTAGGGATTAAGCCACCCACACCTGAATTAGGGACAATATTATTTGATGGTAAGAGTTACTTTAGTGCGGCGCCGTGGTTATTCTTCTTTCCGGGACTACTATTAGGAGGTTATGCTTTATTATTTCAAATGATCAACAACAAAATAATGAAATAA
- a CDS encoding ATP-binding cassette domain-containing protein, whose translation MSVDRLSVFNNARTLLNSISVDIQKGAFHCVIGESGSGKSLLIRTILNMTSSELSYQGQIDINLANVDAVFQDTTSNMFQNITLDKHFDMLYQAQSSKLTKPERRVQLIEMMTAFGLEEPQRLLKSYPFELSGGMAQRVALMMALISKPQCLVLDEPTSALDQKNSQKVMRYLSKLMKEKQMTMIFITHDLNLVEDDATHISIMKEGHLIENGTAKEILQHPKDDYTKKLIDIAHRRKQYAYNQTTV comes from the coding sequence GTGAGTGTCGATCGGTTAAGTGTTTTTAACAATGCGCGCACATTATTAAATTCAATTTCTGTAGATATTCAAAAGGGTGCGTTTCATTGTGTTATAGGTGAAAGTGGTAGTGGGAAGTCTTTGTTAATTCGTACAATATTAAATATGACTTCTTCAGAATTATCGTATCAAGGGCAAATTGATATCAATTTGGCCAATGTTGATGCAGTGTTTCAAGATACAACGAGTAACATGTTTCAAAATATTACACTTGATAAACACTTTGATATGTTATATCAAGCACAATCATCGAAGTTGACCAAGCCAGAGCGACGTGTGCAGTTGATTGAAATGATGACAGCCTTTGGTTTAGAAGAGCCGCAACGTTTATTAAAATCTTATCCCTTCGAATTGAGTGGTGGTATGGCTCAAAGAGTTGCGCTAATGATGGCATTGATTAGCAAGCCTCAATGTTTAGTTTTAGACGAACCTACAAGTGCACTTGATCAGAAAAATAGTCAAAAGGTAATGCGTTATCTTTCTAAGTTAATGAAGGAAAAGCAGATGACGATGATATTTATTACACATGATCTTAATTTAGTAGAAGATGATGCGACACATATTAGTATTATGAAAGAAGGTCATCTCATAGAAAATGGTACTGCTAAGGAGATACTTCAACATCCCAAAGATGATTATACGAAGAAATTAATCGACATTGCGCATAGGAGAAAGCAATATGCTTACAATCAAACAACTGTCTAA
- a CDS encoding ABC transporter ATP-binding protein gives MLTIKQLSKSIQHQPILKDITLDLTEGHLMICGKSGSGKSTLAKIIAGLDLDYTGQIKYNGISRKDTQMKRWMKQIQYVPQYQSNTLDYRKRVRDILLAPLKNYHFDPSTYQERIAAVLKQCLLPQSILDQRVSTLSGGQFQRLWIAKALIIEPQILILDEATTNLDIINEETILNMLKELTQIQMIIISHDPYVIDYFKGQRLDLDL, from the coding sequence ATGCTTACAATCAAACAACTGTCTAAAAGTATTCAACATCAACCAATTTTAAAAGATATAACATTAGATTTAACAGAAGGTCATTTAATGATATGTGGAAAAAGTGGTAGCGGGAAGTCTACTTTAGCGAAAATAATAGCTGGATTAGATTTAGATTATACTGGCCAAATCAAGTACAATGGCATTTCAAGAAAAGACACTCAAATGAAAAGATGGATGAAACAGATTCAATATGTACCACAATATCAAAGCAATACATTAGATTATCGAAAAAGAGTACGTGATATCTTATTAGCCCCGTTAAAAAATTATCATTTTGATCCTTCAACTTATCAAGAGAGAATCGCGGCAGTGCTTAAACAATGTCTTCTACCTCAGTCGATTTTAGATCAACGTGTAAGTACATTGAGTGGTGGCCAATTTCAGCGACTTTGGATTGCTAAAGCACTTATTATAGAGCCGCAAATATTAATACTTGATGAAGCAACTACGAATTTAGACATTATTAATGAAGAAACGATTCTCAACATGCTAAAGGAATTAACACAAATTCAAATGATTATCATCTCACACGATCCTTACGTGATAGATTATTTTAAGGGTCAGAGACTCGACTTGGATTTATAA
- a CDS encoding MerR family transcriptional regulator, whose amino-acid sequence MNTKEVVELMDISQDTLRYYEKVGVIPPVERDKNGYRIYQMKDLNWIYLVKHLRQAGVTIELLVEFCRLGQLPKDEAVQNQQKEVLNKQLEELDEHLKTIHNARELLKYKIETYDDHIAKINDEAAQEYNLKKIWENKRQ is encoded by the coding sequence ATGAATACAAAAGAAGTTGTCGAATTGATGGATATTTCTCAAGATACTTTAAGATACTATGAAAAGGTAGGCGTAATTCCACCAGTTGAACGTGATAAAAATGGATATCGCATCTATCAAATGAAAGATTTAAATTGGATATACTTAGTTAAGCATTTAAGACAAGCTGGTGTAACGATTGAATTGCTCGTTGAATTTTGCAGATTAGGTCAATTACCTAAAGATGAGGCGGTTCAAAACCAACAGAAAGAAGTACTCAACAAACAACTTGAAGAATTAGATGAACATTTGAAGACCATTCATAATGCAAGAGAATTATTAAAATATAAAATTGAAACATATGATGACCATATTGCTAAAATCAATGATGAAGCGGCTCAAGAATATAATTTGAAAAAGATTTGGGAAAATAAAAGACAATAA
- a CDS encoding aldo/keto reductase produces MKTIKLNETIEIPALGFGVFQIPQEQTKDAVVNAIQAGYRHIDTAQSYMNETEVGEGIKASGIDRSELFITTKVWIENVNYEDTLKSIERSLERLQLDYIDLVLIHQPYNDVYGSWKALEELQENGKIKAIGVSNFGVDRVVDLGIHNKVQPQVNQIEINPFHQQENEVQSLQKEGVLVEAWAPFAEGKNNLFSNETLQNIGDKYGKSIAQVVLRWLVERDIVVLAKSVNPERMKQNLDIFDFELTDEDKAQIATLDSNDSQFFSHADPEMIKALTSRRLDV; encoded by the coding sequence ATGAAAACAATAAAACTAAACGAAACAATTGAAATACCAGCATTAGGATTTGGTGTGTTTCAAATTCCACAAGAACAAACAAAAGACGCCGTAGTTAATGCGATTCAAGCAGGCTACCGCCATATAGATACAGCACAAAGTTATATGAATGAAACAGAAGTAGGCGAAGGTATTAAAGCATCTGGTATTGATAGAAGCGAATTATTTATTACTACAAAAGTATGGATTGAAAATGTTAACTATGAAGATACATTAAAATCAATCGAACGTTCTCTAGAAAGATTGCAATTAGATTATATTGATTTAGTATTAATTCACCAACCATATAATGATGTTTACGGATCTTGGAAAGCATTAGAAGAGCTACAAGAAAATGGAAAAATCAAAGCGATTGGGGTATCTAATTTTGGTGTTGATCGCGTTGTTGATCTAGGTATTCATAACAAAGTGCAACCTCAAGTAAACCAAATTGAAATTAATCCGTTCCATCAACAAGAAAATGAAGTACAATCACTGCAAAAAGAAGGTGTACTTGTTGAAGCTTGGGCACCATTTGCTGAAGGGAAAAATAATTTATTTAGTAACGAAACGTTACAAAATATTGGTGACAAATACGGTAAATCAATCGCACAAGTTGTACTACGTTGGTTAGTAGAAAGAGACATTGTTGTCTTAGCAAAATCAGTTAATCCAGAAAGAATGAAACAAAACTTAGATATTTTTGATTTTGAACTAACAGATGAAGATAAAGCACAAATCGCAACATTAGATAGTAACGATAGTCAATTCTTCTCACATGCCGATCCAGAAATGATCAAAGCATTAACAAGTAGAAGACTCGACGTATAA
- the isaB gene encoding immunodominant staphylococcal antigen IsaB family protein translates to MNKTAKAIVSSTLAIGTVFGVGASLDVNPNQDVHAATTPYYNYKGYVNNDGSFLLNKSFKNAVKYGNVTFNGTKIVNLSGTSSKINDFTKYDQSFSSIKPGKKQATSVHIKVNNITIKQLKSVYGNDLQEMRDIQGNKHPNTDSYQLKSPKTGFYHTPVTISQKNGQVTSVTIGFDGSGA, encoded by the coding sequence ATGAATAAAACTGCCAAAGCAATTGTCTCATCAACTTTAGCCATCGGAACAGTATTCGGAGTCGGAGCCTCATTAGATGTAAATCCTAATCAAGATGTACATGCCGCTACAACACCTTATTATAATTATAAAGGTTATGTTAATAATGACGGATCATTCTTACTAAATAAAAGCTTTAAGAATGCCGTAAAATATGGAAATGTTACTTTCAATGGTACAAAAATTGTTAATTTAAGTGGCACTTCGTCTAAAATTAATGATTTTACTAAATATGACCAATCTTTTTCTTCTATTAAACCTGGGAAAAAGCAAGCAACATCTGTACACATCAAAGTCAATAATATTACTATTAAACAATTAAAATCTGTTTATGGTAATGATCTTCAAGAAATGAGAGATATACAAGGTAATAAACATCCAAACACTGACTCTTATCAACTTAAAAGTCCAAAAACAGGTTTTTACCATACTCCGGTAACCATTTCACAAAAAAATGGACAAGTCACTTCAGTAACAATAGGTTTTGACGGATCAGGCGCATAA
- a CDS encoding PepSY domain-containing protein, with protein MKHTKTIALLSSAAILLGACGNGGSDSASNKKDEGTKDATVAVKDIKTKPEDAIKKAQQTYKNQDLKDISYEKSNGDWVYKVEQQDTKNNKESEVIINDKDKKVIHKETEKGESNQSNDTFKYSDVKNYKDAIKSAQKDFDGDVKEWSLSKDDGKLVYNFDLQKGKEKHEVTVDAKTGKVLDNQKDD; from the coding sequence ATGAAACATACTAAAACAATAGCTTTATTATCATCAGCAGCCATTTTATTAGGTGCGTGCGGTAATGGTGGCAGTGATTCTGCTTCAAATAAGAAAGATGAAGGTACGAAAGACGCCACTGTAGCGGTTAAAGATATTAAGACAAAGCCTGAAGATGCAATTAAAAAGGCACAACAAACATATAAAAACCAAGATTTAAAAGATATTTCTTATGAGAAATCAAATGGTGACTGGGTCTATAAAGTAGAACAACAAGACACGAAAAATAATAAAGAGTCAGAAGTTATCATCAATGATAAAGATAAAAAAGTGATTCACAAAGAAACTGAAAAAGGTGAATCTAATCAGTCTAATGACACATTTAAATACAGTGATGTGAAGAATTATAAAGATGCTATTAAATCAGCGCAAAAAGACTTTGATGGAGATGTGAAAGAGTGGTCATTATCAAAAGATGATGGCAAGTTAGTTTATAACTTTGATCTACAAAAAGGTAAAGAAAAGCATGAAGTGACTGTCGATGCTAAAACTGGAAAAGTATTAGACAATCAAAAAGACGATTAA
- a CDS encoding DoxX family protein gives MLGITFTIHGSQKVFSGFKEPMEMMSGLGFPAFLGIILGLFEFIGGILMIIGLFSNYVAAGFIVIMLGALFTVHLSQGYMASELVILLLVMSIAVMVSYNWKKLLEIY, from the coding sequence ATGTTAGGTATTACATTTACAATACATGGATCACAAAAGGTATTTAGCGGATTTAAAGAGCCTATGGAAATGATGTCTGGGTTAGGATTTCCTGCATTTTTAGGAATTATATTAGGATTATTTGAATTTATCGGTGGTATTTTAATGATTATCGGATTATTTTCAAATTACGTTGCTGCTGGATTTATCGTCATTATGTTAGGTGCCCTATTTACAGTACACTTATCACAAGGTTACATGGCTTCTGAACTCGTCATCTTATTACTAGTTATGAGCATTGCGGTTATGGTTTCTTATAACTGGAAGAAATTATTGGAAATATATTAA
- the pbp4 gene encoding penicillin-binding protein PBP4, translating to MKKVFTSLMMIMMCLVLISPTVFAEQSPVDIAKQEHQDIDKQYNPKGMIVTTKDGQILYDYHANTQVDPASTTKLMTMNLVYDNIKSGKIKMNDKVKITSRYEKMSELPNLTTFPLKEGTTVTINQLLKQAALESSNAATLVLAEHIDGSSSKFTDRMNQKAKDLGMKDTKFTNPSGANNKILKPYEPKSYKDDTISHTTAREMSLLSNHILNAHPDVLKITKLSKDKQSNQELHNTNTSSPNEADGMKDVDGLKTGTSDNGYNLELTAKRNHLRIVTGIFNVKPYPDEQAKHARQKLANALTEHAFKQYDYRKVISKGEHEIDGKKYEVKKDLYDLVPKDKSKYQLKVSDDNQLYVDYDRQFTKGHQAPTVEVEPTTHWGMIFLYVFMAIAGLVLLGMLTIIGIKIYYKKF from the coding sequence TTGAAAAAAGTTTTTACTAGTTTAATGATGATTATGATGTGTTTAGTCTTAATATCGCCAACTGTTTTTGCTGAACAGTCTCCGGTCGATATTGCTAAACAAGAACATCAAGATATTGATAAGCAATACAATCCAAAAGGGATGATAGTAACAACTAAAGATGGTCAAATACTTTATGATTATCATGCAAATACTCAAGTAGATCCAGCATCTACTACTAAATTGATGACGATGAATTTGGTTTATGACAATATTAAATCAGGCAAAATTAAAATGAATGATAAAGTGAAAATAACATCACGATATGAAAAAATGTCAGAATTACCTAATTTAACTACATTTCCACTTAAAGAAGGAACAACCGTTACAATCAATCAATTATTGAAGCAAGCGGCATTAGAATCAAGTAACGCTGCGACATTAGTATTGGCAGAACATATTGATGGTAGTTCTTCGAAATTTACAGATAGAATGAATCAAAAAGCTAAAGACTTAGGCATGAAGGATACAAAGTTTACGAATCCAAGTGGAGCTAATAATAAAATATTAAAACCATATGAGCCTAAAAGTTATAAAGATGATACGATTTCGCATACAACTGCACGTGAAATGTCATTATTAAGTAATCATATATTGAATGCACATCCAGATGTTTTAAAAATTACAAAACTATCTAAAGATAAGCAGTCAAATCAAGAATTACATAATACCAATACATCATCACCTAATGAAGCAGATGGTATGAAAGATGTTGATGGTTTAAAAACAGGGACAAGTGACAATGGATACAATTTAGAATTAACTGCCAAACGAAATCATTTAAGAATCGTAACAGGCATATTCAATGTTAAGCCGTACCCTGATGAACAAGCGAAGCATGCCCGTCAAAAACTGGCGAATGCTTTAACTGAACATGCATTTAAGCAATACGACTACCGTAAAGTCATTTCAAAAGGTGAACATGAAATAGACGGTAAAAAATATGAAGTAAAAAAAGATTTATATGATTTAGTACCTAAAGATAAAAGTAAATATCAATTAAAAGTGTCTGACGATAATCAATTATATGTCGATTACGATCGTCAATTTACGAAAGGACATCAAGCACCTACCGTAGAAGTCGAACCTACGACACATTGGGGTATGATTTTTCTATACGTATTTATGGCAATTGCCGGACTAGTATTACTAGGTATGTTGACCATCATAGGTATCAAAATTTATTACAAAAAGTTTTAA
- a CDS encoding TIGR01741 family protein, with the protein MAFEENLNKMYQEIANHINEMIPTEWEQIYTMAYIDEEGGEVFFNYTIPGSDDLHYYTDIPKDYNVSEKIFSKLSFTLYKLFKSLRELFIENNQEPWTSCEFDFNNEGKLNVTFDYIDWKNSEFGPLARENYYEYRKFGIIPEFEDEREEIQEIEQFIKEQEEE; encoded by the coding sequence ATGGCATTTGAAGAAAACTTAAATAAAATGTATCAAGAAATTGCGAATCATATTAATGAGATGATACCAACAGAATGGGAACAGATTTATACAATGGCTTATATAGATGAAGAAGGAGGAGAAGTATTTTTTAATTATACTATACCTGGAAGTGACGATTTACATTACTATACTGATATTCCTAAAGATTATAATGTTTCAGAAAAGATATTTAGCAAGTTATCTTTTACTCTCTATAAACTATTTAAAAGCCTCAGAGAACTATTCATAGAAAATAATCAAGAACCATGGACATCATGTGAATTTGATTTTAATAATGAAGGTAAATTAAATGTGACCTTTGATTATATCGATTGGAAAAACTCTGAATTTGGACCTTTAGCTCGAGAAAATTATTACGAATACAGAAAATTTGGAATCATACCTGAATTTGAAGATGAAAGAGAAGAAATTCAAGAAATAGAACAGTTCATTAAAGAACAAGAAGAAGAGTAA